The following coding sequences are from one Flavobacteriales bacterium window:
- a CDS encoding DUF423 domain-containing protein produces MKNWIILAAILGAITVILGAIGAHTLQNTLNEMQLNSFATGVRYQMWHIFAIVGCVVLSKQFNVNLNVSLWLFVIGVLFFSGSIFLLSTIPVHGMEGVKAIGLATPIGGLILVAAWLSVAVQFMRKK; encoded by the coding sequence ATGAAAAACTGGATAATCTTAGCCGCCATTCTCGGAGCCATCACCGTCATTCTTGGTGCCATTGGAGCGCATACGCTACAGAACACGCTGAATGAAATGCAACTGAACAGTTTTGCTACGGGCGTTCGGTATCAGATGTGGCACATTTTTGCCATTGTTGGATGCGTTGTGCTCTCGAAACAATTTAATGTAAATCTAAATGTGTCGCTTTGGCTTTTCGTCATTGGCGTCCTATTTTTCTCTGGTTCCATCTTCCTGCTTTCCACTATTCCCGTTCATGGAATGGAAGGCGTGAAAGCCATTGGTTTGGCTACGCCCATTGGTGGACTCATACTGGTTGCCGCTTGGTTGAGCGTGGCTGTTCAGTTTATGAGGAAGAAGTAG
- a CDS encoding redoxin domain-containing protein, with amino-acid sequence MRFFWIFLVLPLLTNGQNAVIRGVAPLSIGQEIQLRVNDDPISGKERVLASQVVDVDGTFELKGIPNGVQYVFLQVGQYCADFFIERDKDVELTFVPPAKDPNKAEALYERHFFAPKILGGKSAALNHQISAFNDSIDAFMEAIYPTLVNRKSPDVVAKALAQFEKRMQKQHATAHPFAKSYIKYSIASVEQTFLSNRERLFAKYLKDVQPQFNNPAYTDFVMQFYQGTVYKLAVANKHEECKKALAQPEAYAALDRMLLEAEPLLLDVSVRRLVLIEGMDGLFGQKDFEDGQLIKALKGFAGLSSNSDHANAAKNIAAKHEKLGKGTNAPEIVYRDLNGVEKRLSGLEGNYVFLELTDATNGYCQRETNVIPNLKDEFKNIRFATVCVGNSVAEMKSLQRQMNIDWEFGGVAISSSVMDDYAIKSLPLFFIIDPDGKFYAVPAKDPTKGAQMELMALTEILKTKNKRPVGR; translated from the coding sequence ATGAGATTTTTCTGGATTTTTCTTGTGCTTCCGTTGCTTACCAACGGACAAAACGCAGTTATCCGTGGGGTAGCTCCACTTTCTATTGGACAGGAAATTCAGCTACGCGTAAATGACGACCCCATTAGCGGAAAGGAACGCGTGCTGGCTTCGCAAGTGGTAGATGTGGACGGCACTTTTGAACTGAAAGGAATACCGAATGGCGTGCAATATGTATTCCTGCAAGTAGGGCAGTACTGTGCAGATTTTTTCATCGAGCGCGATAAGGATGTCGAACTCACCTTTGTGCCACCGGCCAAAGACCCCAATAAGGCAGAGGCCTTATACGAGCGGCATTTTTTCGCGCCTAAGATTTTGGGAGGGAAGTCGGCTGCGCTCAATCATCAGATCTCGGCTTTCAACGATAGCATCGATGCCTTTATGGAAGCCATCTATCCAACGCTCGTCAATCGGAAAAGTCCAGACGTGGTGGCAAAAGCCTTGGCACAATTTGAGAAACGCATGCAGAAGCAACATGCAACTGCTCATCCCTTTGCGAAAAGCTACATCAAGTACTCGATAGCCAGTGTGGAGCAAACCTTTCTGAGCAACCGCGAACGGCTTTTCGCCAAGTACCTCAAAGATGTGCAGCCACAGTTCAACAATCCTGCGTACACCGATTTTGTCATGCAATTCTATCAGGGAACGGTCTATAAACTGGCCGTGGCCAATAAGCACGAAGAATGCAAAAAAGCACTGGCGCAACCAGAGGCTTATGCTGCGCTGGACCGCATGCTGTTGGAGGCAGAACCTTTGCTTTTGGATGTTTCGGTGAGGAGGTTGGTGTTGATTGAAGGAATGGATGGGCTTTTTGGTCAGAAGGATTTTGAAGATGGGCAACTCATTAAGGCACTCAAAGGTTTTGCAGGGCTTTCTTCCAATTCAGACCACGCCAATGCAGCCAAGAACATTGCTGCCAAGCACGAGAAATTAGGCAAGGGAACGAATGCACCAGAGATTGTTTACCGCGACCTGAATGGCGTGGAAAAACGTCTTTCAGGTCTAGAAGGGAATTATGTTTTTCTTGAATTGACGGATGCTACCAATGGCTATTGCCAACGCGAAACCAACGTGATTCCGAACCTGAAAGATGAATTCAAGAACATTCGATTTGCTACTGTTTGCGTGGGCAATTCGGTAGCGGAAATGAAAAGCCTGCAACGACAGATGAACATCGATTGGGAATTTGGTGGCGTGGCCATTTCAAGCTCTGTGATGGACGATTATGCCATCAAAAGCCTACCACTTTTCTTCATCATAGACCCCGATGGGAAATTCTATGCCGTTCCGGCCAAAGACCCAACCAAAGGCGCCCAAATGGAATTGATGGCCCTTACCGAAATTCTGAAGACCAAGAACAAACGTCCAGTTGGGAGGTAA
- a CDS encoding saccharopine dehydrogenase NADP-binding domain-containing protein: MKNILIIGAGRSATTLIAYFLEHSEANDWRITVGDISAELCEKKIGGHPHGRAIAFDVFNAEQRKEEISKAAIVVSMLPASMHIEVAKDCLEMGKHLCTASYISKEMKALDDAAKAKGLIFLNEIGLDPGIDHLSAMKLLDEIRADGGKVEHFESFTGGLVAPESDDNPWHYKFTWNPRNVVLASQGGAVKFIHNGKYKYIPYHRVFRRTEYITIEGHGEFEGYANRDSLSYREVYGLKDVKTLYRGTLRRPGYSRSWDTFVQLGMTDDSYVMEGSETMTHREFVNSFLPFSLRDSVELKLRAMLKLDQDDRLMEKLQWLGLFDKTVVGLKDATPAQILQHILEKKWAMKPNDKDMIVMWHKIGFVKDGQKHVTESSMVVKGDDQDNTAMAKTVGLPLAIATHMILDGKIKERGVLLPLSSDVYAPVLAELANNGIVFNEKTYQVEEFST, encoded by the coding sequence ATGAAGAACATTCTCATCATAGGAGCAGGACGCTCCGCAACAACCTTGATCGCTTACTTTTTAGAGCATTCCGAGGCGAATGATTGGCGCATTACCGTTGGCGATATATCCGCGGAATTGTGCGAAAAGAAGATCGGTGGACATCCGCACGGAAGAGCCATTGCCTTCGATGTGTTCAATGCGGAACAGCGAAAAGAAGAGATTTCCAAAGCAGCTATTGTAGTGAGCATGCTTCCTGCAAGTATGCACATCGAAGTGGCGAAGGATTGCTTGGAGATGGGCAAACATCTGTGCACGGCATCTTACATCTCGAAAGAAATGAAGGCTTTGGATGATGCGGCAAAGGCGAAAGGCCTCATCTTTTTGAACGAGATCGGTCTTGATCCAGGTATCGATCATCTCTCTGCCATGAAACTCTTGGACGAGATTCGTGCTGATGGTGGAAAAGTAGAGCATTTCGAAAGCTTTACGGGTGGATTGGTTGCGCCAGAAAGTGACGACAATCCGTGGCATTACAAATTCACTTGGAACCCACGCAACGTGGTGTTGGCATCGCAAGGTGGTGCGGTCAAGTTCATTCACAATGGCAAGTACAAGTACATTCCCTACCACCGTGTGTTCCGCAGAACGGAATACATCACCATTGAAGGTCATGGCGAGTTTGAAGGCTATGCCAATCGCGATAGCCTTTCGTACAGAGAAGTGTACGGCCTGAAAGATGTGAAAACGCTTTATCGGGGAACGCTGCGCAGACCGGGCTACAGCCGTTCGTGGGACACCTTTGTGCAACTTGGAATGACAGACGACAGCTACGTGATGGAAGGTTCGGAAACCATGACCCATCGCGAATTTGTGAATTCATTCCTGCCGTTCAGCCTGCGCGATAGTGTGGAATTGAAGCTTCGCGCCATGCTTAAACTCGATCAGGACGACCGCTTGATGGAAAAACTACAATGGCTCGGCTTATTCGATAAGACTGTGGTTGGCTTGAAAGATGCCACGCCTGCTCAGATCCTTCAGCACATTTTGGAGAAGAAATGGGCCATGAAACCGAACGATAAGGACATGATCGTGATGTGGCACAAGATCGGTTTTGTGAAAGATGGTCAGAAGCACGTGACCGAAAGTTCGATGGTGGTGAAAGGCGATGATCAGGATAATACGGCCATGGCCAAAACGGTTGGATTGCCGCTGGCCATTGCCACGCACATGATCCTGGATGGAAAGATCAAAGAACGTGGTGTACTGCTGCCACTTTCGAGCGATGTTTACGCACCTGTTTTGGCTGAATTGGCCAATAATGGCATTGTTTTCAATGAAAAGACCTATCAGGTTGAGGAGTTCTCTACGTAA
- the coaD gene encoding pantetheine-phosphate adenylyltransferase, whose translation MKKTAVFPGSFDPITKGHEDIILRAVPLFDEIIVAIGTNSSKKYMFSLERRLEMIRYTFRNEPKVKVETYLGMTVDYCKEVGANYLLRGLRTSADFEFERSIAHINQTIYPELDTVFLLSLQEYSAINSTIVRDILINGGDAMRFVPEGMDMSR comes from the coding sequence ATGAAAAAAACGGCTGTTTTTCCAGGGTCTTTCGACCCCATAACCAAAGGTCACGAGGATATTATTCTGCGTGCCGTTCCGTTGTTCGATGAGATCATTGTGGCCATCGGTACCAATTCCAGTAAGAAGTACATGTTCTCGTTGGAGCGGAGGTTGGAAATGATCCGTTACACCTTTAGAAACGAGCCCAAAGTAAAGGTGGAAACCTACCTTGGAATGACGGTCGATTACTGCAAAGAGGTTGGTGCCAATTACTTGCTTCGTGGATTGCGGACTTCTGCCGACTTTGAATTTGAACGCAGCATTGCCCACATCAATCAGACCATTTATCCCGAATTGGATACCGTATTTCTGCTCTCGTTACAGGAGTACTCTGCAATAAACTCGACCATTGTCCGTGATATACTTATCAACGGGGGAGACGCCATGCGTTTTGTTCCCGAAGGAATGGACATGAGCCGATGA
- a CDS encoding class I SAM-dependent methyltransferase, producing MKDKEANSVKKPWPTKAAMKQVYQMKLWGGEQADFYSGTGSHLAEIVDPYIDVVTAFLASFKPPLTVCDLGCGDFNVGSKLVAHSKKYVAVDIVPELIDRNRERFNAENLAFHCLDIAVDELPAGDCAIVRQVLQHLSNAEVQSVVTKLAAYQYVIITEHLPEGAFTPNKDIISGQGTRLKKQSGVDLLAPPFNFKIKEKKHLLSVVLKDGKGMIETTLFVLS from the coding sequence ATGAAAGACAAGGAAGCGAACAGCGTAAAGAAACCTTGGCCCACCAAAGCCGCCATGAAGCAGGTTTACCAAATGAAGCTTTGGGGTGGCGAGCAAGCTGATTTCTATTCTGGCACAGGTTCGCATTTGGCCGAGATCGTTGATCCCTACATAGATGTGGTGACGGCATTCTTAGCATCCTTTAAACCTCCGCTTACCGTTTGCGACCTAGGTTGTGGCGATTTTAATGTAGGAAGCAAGTTGGTAGCGCACAGCAAAAAATATGTGGCTGTAGATATAGTGCCTGAGCTGATAGACAGAAACCGTGAACGGTTCAACGCAGAAAACCTCGCATTTCATTGTTTGGACATAGCGGTAGATGAGCTGCCTGCCGGAGATTGCGCCATTGTAAGACAGGTACTTCAGCATCTTTCCAATGCCGAAGTGCAGAGCGTAGTGACTAAGCTAGCCGCTTACCAATACGTCATCATCACAGAACATCTGCCAGAAGGCGCTTTCACGCCTAATAAAGACATCATTTCCGGACAAGGAACCAGACTGAAGAAGCAAAGTGGCGTAGACCTGTTGGCTCCTCCATTCAATTTCAAGATCAAGGAAAAGAAGCACTTGCTGTCGGTGGTTTTAAAGGATGGCAAAGGCATGATTGAAACCACGCTTTTTGTCCTTTCCTAA
- a CDS encoding nucleoid-associated protein, protein MAEESVLGSIDHISVHRVGNKGNEEGMILSELPLALDWQVTEALTEYFRSPLKTQEYYKLYHDSGLELNEVFTFVSAIFEDPENLHAQSVKLAKHLFECSTHPNIKGGEFYTVFFHHCLMEGTLIDAVGLFKSENKDTFLKVNPTGEGFVVNTDQGININKLDKGAIIFNTEKDRGYVVAIVDKTNKNTEAQYWVDDFLHVKPREDDFYQTRETLAMTKSFITQELPQHFNVSKPDQADFLNRSIAFFKEQDTFDMSEFEAEVIIQPDVINQFKQYKQEYQQEREMYIADAFDISTPAVKKQQGVFKSILKLDKNFSIYIHGDKTLIQQGKDDDGRKYYKLYYQEER, encoded by the coding sequence ATGGCAGAAGAATCAGTTTTAGGTAGCATCGATCATATTTCGGTACACAGAGTAGGCAACAAAGGCAACGAAGAAGGCATGATCCTGTCCGAACTGCCTTTGGCTTTGGATTGGCAAGTTACTGAGGCGCTTACCGAGTACTTCAGATCGCCCCTCAAAACACAGGAATACTACAAACTCTACCACGATAGTGGCTTGGAGTTGAATGAGGTTTTCACCTTTGTAAGTGCCATTTTTGAAGACCCAGAAAACCTGCATGCGCAGTCGGTTAAACTGGCCAAGCACTTGTTTGAGTGCAGCACGCATCCGAACATCAAAGGCGGAGAATTCTACACCGTTTTCTTCCACCATTGCTTGATGGAAGGTACGCTGATAGATGCCGTTGGCCTCTTTAAATCAGAGAACAAAGACACCTTTCTGAAAGTGAACCCAACAGGAGAAGGTTTTGTGGTCAATACCGATCAGGGCATTAACATCAATAAGCTCGATAAGGGAGCCATTATCTTCAATACCGAGAAGGACAGAGGCTACGTGGTGGCCATTGTGGATAAGACCAACAAGAACACCGAGGCGCAGTATTGGGTAGATGATTTTCTGCATGTAAAACCGCGCGAAGACGATTTTTACCAGACCCGCGAAACCTTGGCCATGACCAAGAGTTTCATTACCCAGGAGCTTCCACAGCATTTCAATGTGAGCAAGCCCGATCAGGCTGATTTCCTTAACCGTTCCATTGCTTTCTTCAAAGAGCAGGACACCTTTGATATGAGCGAGTTTGAAGCGGAGGTCATCATTCAGCCCGATGTCATCAATCAGTTCAAGCAATACAAGCAAGAGTATCAGCAAGAGCGCGAAATGTACATAGCCGATGCCTTCGATATCTCAACGCCTGCCGTTAAGAAACAGCAAGGTGTGTTTAAGAGCATTCTGAAACTGGATAAGAATTTCTCCATCTACATTCATGGCGATAAGACCCTTATTCAGCAAGGAAAGGACGATGATGGCCGCAAATACTACAAGCTCTACTACCAAGAGGAGCGGTAA